The genomic window TATCGCCTTATAAACCTTGACTGTGTTATTGTGGCGGACAAACCTAAGATAGCACCTTACAAGGATGCCATAAAGGAAAACCTCTCAAGGATGCTGGAAATAGCACCGGAGAACATTTCAATAAAGGGAAAGACAAGAGAAGGGTTTTGTAGAGAAGACGGGATTGCCTGTTTTTGCACTATCCTTTTAATACATGAAGGTTAACCTTGCACTTTCTGGTGGAGCATCTCGTGGCATAGCACATATAGGCGTAATAAAGGCTCTTGAGGAGCTGGGTTTTGAGATATCTGCGGTGAGCGGTGTAAGTGCTGGAGCTTTGGTGGGTGCCTTTTACTGCGATGGATACACTCCAGAAGAAATGCTAAGGGTTGTAAAGTCAAAGGACTGGCTCAGATATCTTAGACCCACTGTGCCAAGGCTTGGGCTAATATCCCTTAGGGATGCGGAAAAGTATCTTAGGAATATGCTTTCTACAGACAGTATAGAAGGGTTAAAGAAAAGGCTCTTTATCGGTGCGGTAGACCTCAAGAGTGGTAAAACCTTGTATTTTAAAAGTGGAAGCCTGTTTCCAGTTTTGTTAGGTAGCTGTGCTTTACCTGGCATATTTGAACCTATAAGGTATAAGAATTACCTTCTCGTAGATGGTGGCATAACCAACAACTTACCTGTTGAACCTCTTCTTGGAATGGAAGGGTTGCTCGTGGGTGTTGATGTGAACCCAAATACGCCACTGGAAAAGGTGGGAAATATCTTTCAAGTTCTTGTGCGGAGTTTCCTTTTGGCGGTTAGGTCTAACGCAGACAAAAGAAAGGAGCTATGTAATGTTTTAATAGAGCCTGAACTATACTCTTATTCACCCCTTAGCCTTTTGAAAGCGGATGAGCTATATAAGCTTGGCTACGAAAAAACCATGCAGGTAATGAGAGCCTATGTCCCATAACAGAGTGCTCATAGACCCTTCAGAAGGTAAGTTAAAGGTCGCACGTAAAGTTCTAAAGCTGGCATTCCCCATAATTTTGTCAAACTTGCTATACACAGTAGAGAGTGCCTTCTCTGTAATTTTGGTTTCTGGACTATCCGCCTCTGCGGTCGCTGCAGTTGGGTATTCCGCCAGCATGCTCTGGTTCATATACTCCCTTATGGCTCTTGCCTATACAGGGACATCTGTGCTTGTAGCCCAAAGGGTTGGAGCTGGCAAAGACCCATCACCTGCACTCCTCTGGGGCATTATTCTTTCCTTCCTAATAGCACTCCCTCTTACCTTCTGGGGTAAGGACTTGGTTTCCTACCTTATGCTTACCTTTGGAGCATCTCAAAATGTGGTAAACCTTGCAAGAGAATATTTAGAACCTGTATTTCTCTTTATAACCATTGGCTTTATCACCAACGCCATATATGCAGGCTATAACGGATACGGAGACACAAAAACACCCTTCAAGGTTGCCCTTCTTATGAATGTGGTCAATATAGGCTCCGCTTACCTTCTCATATATGGTAAGTTTGGCTTTCCAAGACTTGAAGTTGCAGGTGCAGGCTGGGGTATAGCCTTATCGGAAGTAGTGGGTCTTGCCTTTTATGTCTACCTTTATGCAAAGCACAGAAAGCCCTTTCCCATTAAGCTGAGCTTGAGAGGAGACATACTCCTTCAAATGCTCCGCATAGGAACGCCCACCGCCATAGAGAGGGCTTTTACAAGCCTTTCTTTTAACATCTTTGTAGGTCTTGTTGCCCAGTTTGGGGATAAGGTTCTTGCAGCGCATCAAATAGGACTAAGAGTAGAGAGCGTTTCTTTTATGATAGGGTTTGGTATGATGATAGCTTCCACCACCTTAGCAGGACAGAACTACGGAGCAAAGAACTTTAAGGGACTTGACTACGGT from Hydrogenobacter sp. T-8 includes these protein-coding regions:
- a CDS encoding patatin-like phospholipase family protein, giving the protein MKVNLALSGGASRGIAHIGVIKALEELGFEISAVSGVSAGALVGAFYCDGYTPEEMLRVVKSKDWLRYLRPTVPRLGLISLRDAEKYLRNMLSTDSIEGLKKRLFIGAVDLKSGKTLYFKSGSLFPVLLGSCALPGIFEPIRYKNYLLVDGGITNNLPVEPLLGMEGLLVGVDVNPNTPLEKVGNIFQVLVRSFLLAVRSNADKRKELCNVLIEPELYSYSPLSLLKADELYKLGYEKTMQVMRAYVP
- a CDS encoding MATE family efflux transporter, whose translation is MSHNRVLIDPSEGKLKVARKVLKLAFPIILSNLLYTVESAFSVILVSGLSASAVAAVGYSASMLWFIYSLMALAYTGTSVLVAQRVGAGKDPSPALLWGIILSFLIALPLTFWGKDLVSYLMLTFGASQNVVNLAREYLEPVFLFITIGFITNAIYAGYNGYGDTKTPFKVALLMNVVNIGSAYLLIYGKFGFPRLEVAGAGWGIALSEVVGLAFYVYLYAKHRKPFPIKLSLRGDILLQMLRIGTPTAIERAFTSLSFNIFVGLVAQFGDKVLAAHQIGLRVESVSFMIGFGMMIASTTLAGQNYGAKNFKGLDYGVRVSAHTTALIMGLIGLLIALFPQYFSLIFTRDKEVISYAVYYLVIVALSQPQMAYASIFSGSLKGMGKTHIPLVVNLSSFWLFRIIPSMIFLKLLPSPIVPWVFMSIETTLRALIFYWAYKREIRKNL